From Ignavibacterium sp.:
ACACAATAGTTATCACCCACAATATGTCCTGCTTCAGGTATACATTTGCTTCCTGTATAAGCAGCTGAATTTCCTTTTGCATCTACAATGGCAAGCTGACGAAAATCTCTTCCTTCATCCGAAGCAATAAGTAAATCAACTACTTCCTGTGCAGTCATTCCCTGCTTCAACATTTCAAGTCCTCTTTGACCGAATGATGGATTAACAAAAGATTGAGTTGCGATTACTCCAACTCCGGCTTCACCCCAACTTACAATTGAGCCAACAGAAAACCAGTGAGATTGAACTGCAACACCCATCTCTCCGGTTTTGGGATCCCTTGCTACGATTGAATAAGTGTGTGCAAGAGGTTCGTTGCTGTAAAAAAGCTGTGCATTCAAGTCAAACGAAAGAAGAATTAAGCAAAACAGAAAAAATAATTTTTTCATTGCTTCTCTCCGTAAATTTTAAATGAAATTTTTGATTGATAATCTTTTGAATGATAAACTTTTATTTGAGCTTTTACGAAATCTTTTTCATCTGCATTATAAATATCAGTAAAAGTTTGCGGATTACTATCAAAGAAAGGAAACCAACTGCTGTGTATCTGAATCATTATCTTATGTCCTTTCTTGAAGGTATGAAAGGCATCATTCAATTTAATTTTAACTTCCTCGATTTTGTTCGGAGTAAACGGTTCAGGATTTTCATAACTGTTTCGGAATTTGCCTCTCATTATTTCTGCACGAACTAATCTTTGATATCCACCCATTTCAACCTGATTGGGATTTGGTTCAGGATTAGGTTCATCATCAGGATAGACATCAATTACCTTAACAACAAAATCTGCATCAGTACCTGAAGTTGAAACATAAAGAGTAGCTTCAATCGGGCCGGCAATAGTAAAATCAGTATCAAGCGGCTCGGTTTCGAAAGTAAGAACATCAGGTCTTGTTGAAACATATCTCTGGTCTTCTATCATAAAAGTTCTGTTATAGAAATTTTTCGAGTCAAGAAATTTTGAAGTATATGGAACCGGATTCCAGGGGTCACTCAGATATTCTGAAAATTCTTTTGAACCAAAGTCAGAAGAAAAGCTTAATTTATAATCTGATGAAAGGAATAAATCTGATGTTGTTACATTCTCCGGAGGCCATTGATTGAATTGATAAAATTTATTTTCACCGGTATTAAACATATAAGCATCTGATGTCAAAGGTTTTCCAATTCCTTTCAGATAATAGTTGAAAAACGGAATTAATATTTTTTGTCTGTAATAATCAGCAGTGTTACTGCCAAAATAAAAATCACCTAGTGAATCACCTTTTGTTGCAATCCAAGAACCGTGAGTCCACGGACCCATAACAATCCTGCATTGATTATCCTGATCATTTTTCTCAATAGTTTTATAAATATTTAACGGACCGAATAAATCCTCAGCATCGTACCAACCGCCAACAATAAGAACTGCCGGTTTAATGTTCTTCAGATGTTTAAGGTTACTTCTTTCCTGCCAGAAGTAATCATAACTTCCGTGTGCCATTATCGAATCCCAAAACGGAATAGAATTTTTCAGAATGTTTTCATTCAGTTTTTTAATTGGCGTGTGTTTCAGGAAGAAAGAATAATTATCCGGCGATGGATAATCAGCACCTCTCTGCCATTGAGTTGTTGGAGCTTTTCTTGGGATTCCAAAATTCTTAAAAAAGTTGAAAGACATTTGTAATGAAAAAGCACCGTTATGATGCATATCATCACCAATGAACCAATCAGAAATCGGAGCTTGCGGAGATACAGCTGCAAGATTTGGATGAGCATCAATCGCTCCCATTATTGTATAAAAACCCGGATAAGAATTTCCCCACATTCCGACTTTGCCATTGTTGTTCGGAATATTTTTTATCAGCCATTCAATAGTATCATAAGTGTCACTGCTTTCATCAGTTTCGTTCTTAGTTTTATCAGGTTTATGCGGTCGCATATTATCAAATTCACCTTCGGACATAAATCTTCCTCTAACATCCTGAAGCACAAAAATGTAACCTTCTTTAACGAATTGTTCAGCTGGTCCTAAGAATCTTGCAAATTTATCTTCACCATAAGGTCCGATTGAATAAGGAGTTCGTGTTAAAATAATCGGATATTTTTTTGATTTATCTTTTGGTGAATAGACAATTGTGTATAGATGAACACCGTCCCGCATTTTAATACGATACTCATTCTTATCGTAATTTTCTTTTATATAGTTTTCTTTATCCTGAGCACAAGCAAAAACATTTAAAACAAAGATGAGAATGAGTAAAAAGTTTGAGTATGTTTTTATTCGCATCAGCAAATCTCCAGTATTGTTTTTGTTAAAATATAAAGATAATATTTCATTCAAAAAGTATATCAAAATCATTTATCTTCTTTTCATATTTTAGTGATTAAAATTAAGGAGATTAATTGTCTGATATTTTCTCTGTCTTGATTCTCTTTGGCGTTGGAGCAATTGCTGCGTTTATTAATGTAAACGCTGGTGGTGGCTCATCACTCACTTTGCCTGCATTAATTTTTCTCGGACTTGATGCATCTGTTGCAAACGGGACTAATCGTGTTGCAATCATATTCCAGAATATCTCTGCTGTTTATTCATTCAAAAAAGAAAAATATTATGAATTGAAAAACAGTATGATTCTTTCGCTTCTGAGTTTACCCGGAGCGATAGCTGGTGCTGTCTTTGCGGTAAAAATATCCAATGATGCTTTTGAAAAAGTTCTTGGGATAATAATGATTCTGATAATTATTACTATGATTATACCTCAGAAGCGGGAAAAAAATGTTACTGCTGATTTCAAAGTTGATTGGAAAGTTGTACTCTCGATGATACTAATTGGCTTTTATGGAGGATTTCTTCAGGTTGGTGTTGGATTCATTATAATGGCTTTGCTTCATAATATTCTTAAACTCGATTTAATAAGGGTAAATATGCATAAGGTTTTTATCGTATTCATTTTCACAATTCCTGCATTACTTGTTTTTATTTTGACAAACAATGTCAACTGGTTTTATGGATTAAGCCTTTCTGCCGGAAATGCTTTTGGTGGATGGTGGGGAGCTAAACTTTCAGTAAAGAAAGGAGAAAAACTAATCAAAGCAGTTCTAATAGTTTCAATTTTCATAATGGCAATTAAACTACTGAATATTTTTTAGGAGAACAGATGAACATTCATTCTAAATGCAAATTAAATAATGGCTATGAAATGCCGTACTTCGGACTTGGAGTTTATAAAGCTGCTCCTGGTAAAGAAACAATAGAAGCGGTTTCTTATGCTTTAGAAATTGGTTATAGATTAATTGATACTGCAGCAGTTTATGGAAATGAAAAAGAAGTTGGGATTGCAGTTAAACAGTCGGGAATTCCACGCGAAGAAATATTTATCACAACAAAACTTTGGAATGATGATCACGGTTATGATTTAGCATTAAAAGCATTTGACGAAAGTTTAAAAAGATTACAACTTGATTATGTTGATTTATATCTCATTCATTGGCCTGTTCCAAATCTGAGAAAAGAAAGCTGGAGAGCTTTAGAAAAAATTTATTCGGAAGGAAGATGTAAAGCAATTGGTGTTAGCAATTATATGATCAGACATCTTGAAGAGATGAAAGAATATTCGAATGTAATTCCAACTGTTAATCAGGTTGAGTTTTCTCCTTTTCTTTATCAGAAAGAATTGCTTGAATATTGCCGTTCAAATAAAATTGAAGTTGAAGCATACTCACCTTTAGCCAGAATGAAGAAAAAAAATAATCCGGTTGTAAACAGTATAGCAAAAAAGTATAACAAAACTCACGCTCAGATTTTAATTCGCTGGTGTCTGGAGCATAAACTGATTGTTATTCCAAAGTCTGCAAATAAAAAGAGAATAAAAGAGAATGCTGAAGTTTTTGATTTCAAGTTAAGTGCAGAAGATATGAAAGTATTAAATGAGTTGAATGAAAACTTCAGAGTTTCCTGGGATCCAAGTGAGATTGAGTAAAAATTTACTTTAATTCTTTCTTCAAAAATTTTCCGGTGAGACTTTTTTTGTTGTTTACAATTTCTTCGGGAGTTCCTTCAGCGATAATTTCTCCACCGAATTCTCCTCCTCCGGGACCGAGATCAATTATCCAATCTGCTAACTTTATTACATCGAGATTGTGTTCAATAACTATGACAGTATTTCCTTTATCAACTAATTTATTCAGCACATTCATAAGAATGTTTACATCTTCAAAATGAAGTCCTGTTGTTGGTTCATCAAGGATATATAAAGTTTTTCCTGTTGAAACTTTGCTTAATTCAGTAGCGAGCTTAACCCGTTGTGCTTCGCCACCGGAAAGTGTTGTTGCCTGTTGTCCAAGTCTTATATAACCTAAACCAACATCGTGAATTGCTTTAATCTTCCTTTTAATTCTCGGCAAGTCTTCAAAAAATTCCAGAGCTTCGTCAACTCGCATATCAAGAACATCGGCAATTGATTTTGTTTTATACAAAACCTGAAGTGTTTCTCTGTTATAACGCTTTCCGTGACAAACATCGCAGGTTACATAAACATCAGGAAGAAAATTCATTTCAATCTTTTTTACTCCATCACCTGAACAAGCTTCACATCTTCCTCCTTCCACATTAAAGCTGAATCTTCCCGGTTCATATCCTCTCATTTTCGATTCAGGAAGTTGAGCAAACAAATCACGAATTAAAGTAAATAAACCAGTATAAGTAGCTGGGTTTGATCGCGGTGTTCTGCCAATTGGTGACTGATCAATCTCAATTACTTTGTCAATATTTTCAAGTCCTTCAACTGATTTATAAGGAAGCGGAACCACTGCTGAGTTATAAAACTTTCTCATCAAAATTTTAACAAGAGTTTCGTTAATCAAACTTGATTTACCTGAGCCGCTAACTCCTGTTACTAGTGTCAGAGTTCCAAGAGGAATTTTCAAATCAACATTTTTTAAGTTATTTCCTGAAGCGCCATTAAGTAAAATAAATTTGCCATTGCCTTTTCTTCTCTGCTCAGGAATTTTAATTTCTTTCCGATGCTTCAAATATGAAAGTGTAATTGAATCAAAGCCATTTTTTGAGTCAACTAACTTTTTAGTTTCGCCGGCAATACAAACTTTTCCTCCCTGTTCACCTGCTCCGGGTCCAAGGTCAATCATAAAGTCAGAATTTTCTATTGTTTCTTTATCGTGCTCAACTACGATAACAGTGTTTCCAAGGTCTCTTAATTCTTTAAGCGAGTTTATGAGTTTTATGTTATCGCTCTGATGCAATCCTATTGAAGGTTCATCAAGAACATACAATACTCCTGCGAGCTGAGAGCCAATCTGAGTTGCTAATCTTATTCTCTGTGATTCTCCACCCGACAAAGTTCTTGCAGAACGATTTAATGTCAGATAATCCAATCCCACATTTGAAAGAAACTGAAGTCTGGTTGTTATCTCTTTCAAAATTGGTTTTGAAATTTGTGCATCTCTTCCTGTAAGTTTTAGTTTAGCAAAGAATTCGATTGCACGATTGATTGAAAGATTAGTTATCTCACTTATATTTTTTCCGGCAAACTTAACAGATAGTGATTCTTTCTTTAATCTTCCGCCATTACAAACAGGACATGTCACAGTATTCATAAATGATTCAACCCACTCACGAATACTTGCTGATGTTGTGGTTGAATAATAATTTCTGAGATATTCCATCAATCCTGTAAAACGATGAAGATAAGTAACCGGCTTACCTTTTCCGTAAGTGTAAGTAAAGGGAATTTTATCTTTTGTGCCGTTAAGAAGTATATCTTTTTGTTCCTCTGTTAAATCTTTTAATTTGGTATCGAAATCAAAACCATATTTTTTTCCTATTGCTTCAAGCTGATTGAAAAACCAGATTTGTCTTGGTTTACCAAGCGCTGCAATTGCTTCTTCGTTTATTGATTTATTCCAATCCGGGATGATCAGGTTAATATCAAGTTCTTTGATTTCTCCAAGACCTTCGCAGTTTTGACAGGAACCATAAGGCGAGTTAAATGAAAATGAATTTGGTGCAAGTTCACGATAACTTATTCCACAATCAAGACAGGCAAGATGACGGCTGTAAACTTTATCTTCCTTTCCTGTATCAATAATTACTATTCCTCCACCGTAGTTTAACGCAACATCAACAGATTCAGTTAAACGGTTTCTTGATTTTTCACTTACCTGAAGTTTGTCAACTGCAATTTCAATATTATGCAGTTTGTATCTGTCAACACTGAATCCTTTATAGATTTCAAAATACTCACCATCAACTCTGACTTTTAGAAATCCATCTGAGAGAATCTCTTCAAACAATTCCCGATAATGTCCTTTTCTTCCTCTTATAACAGGAGCTAAAACAGTAATCTTTTTACCATTATAGTTTGTAAGAATAGAATCAATTATCTGATTTGATGATTGTTTTACAACCGGTTTGCCGCAATTGTAACAATGCGGAGTTCCGACTCTTGCAAATAACAAACGAAGGTAATCATAAATTTCAGTTACAGTTCCAACTGTTGAACGAGGATTTCCGGAAGTTGATTTCTGTTCAATTGAAATTGCAGGACTTAATCCATCAATTAAATCTACATCAGGTTTTTCAAGCATATCAAGAAACTGCCTTGCATAAGCTGAAAGCGATTCGATATACCTTCTCTGTCCTTCAGCATAAATTGTATCGAAGGCAAGTGAAGATTTACCGGAACCTGATAAACCTGTTATTACAGTGAAGGATTCACGCGGTATCTCGACATCAATATTCTTGAGATTATGTTCGCGTGCACCTTTAATTATTATTTTGTCTTTTTCCAAGTTTGTATAGTAATAAAATTTTCAAACATGTATTTTAGTCACACTCAAATTCATATTCAAATAGTTTTAGCATGCACTCTAATCCTTTATCATCCAAATCACTTCCAGAACAAATAAAAACTGTGTTTGAGTTCAATGAAAGCGTTTATAAGGAAAAATCATCTGAATTTATCGCTCAGATATATCACATTGAAAAGCATGAACAAGCAGAAACAATTCTTGACACAGTCAGAAAGAAGTATTTTGATGCAACACATCACTGCTATGCATACAAACTGCTCAATTATGAAATAAAATCATCTGACGATGGTGAACCAAAAGGTACTGCCGGATTAAGAATTCTTAACGCAATTGAGCATTATGGGCTTACAAATGTTTTGATAATTGTTATTCGCTATTTCGGTGGCACAAAATTAGGAGTTGGTCCGCTTGGAAAAGCTTATTATCAATCTGCATTAAATGTTATTGATGAAAAGAAAATTGTACAATTAAATCTTTATCAAGAAATTTCTGTACAAATAGAATTTAATTATATCAGTCAATTTCACCGAGTTGTTAATAATTACGAGGGAATAATTGATAATTCTGAATATAGCGACTTTGCAAAATTTTATATCTCCATTAAAACATCATTAGTTGATGATTTCAAGAATGAATTACTTAATACTACTAACGGAACAGCTAAGATTGAAATCCATCAATCATTTACTTATAACAAATCCTTAACCTCCACTTGATTAAAATATTAGTTTTAACGATTTTTGATATGCACAATTATTAATCTTTTACAGGGGTTAAATATGGAATTAAATCAACACGCAGAGAAGCTGGCAAACTTAACATTCAGTTTGCTTGCAAATTGTCAGGAAAAAGAAGTTCGGCTGGCAGAAATTCATGGCTTAACTCAAGCAGAATTCCGTTGTCTCAGATTATTTGGTTCGGATGAAACTGTTAATAATAAGAAGATTGCTGAAAGGATGAATTTAAGTCCAAGTAGATTGACAAGGATTATTGATGGATTGGTAAACAAAGAATATATAATCAGAGAGATTGACCCGAATGACAGACGGAATATGAGAGTTACTTTATCATCAAAAGGTCAATCACTTGTTAAGCAATTGAACAAAGCTTATGTAGATATTCATCGGGAAATTCTGAAAGATATTGATCCTGATCAGCATGAACCTTTAACTACAGCTTTGGAACATCTGCTTGAAGCTTTGGAAAAGTGGTTGGCTAAAAGCTAACTGATATTTCTTTTCAGGTAATTAAGATACTTTTTTACCTGGTCGAGATCATCAACAAGTTGGGTAATGTTGTTGAATTGATCTTTACTTAGCTCAATAAACTTTGTATTTATTTCTGCGAAGACTTCTGCATTTAAATTTGAGGTCATTTCCTTTATTAAGGTTATGACCTTTTCTATATTCCTCATCAAATCTTCTTTAATCATTTGAAGATTAGTTACATCAGGATTTGACTGGCCAATTTTTATCGCTCTGAACAATCCGCTTACATACTTCCCTGTGAATGCAAGTTCTTCAAATTTCTGAACTGTATCATTTTTATTTGCTTCATCAATCAACTGCTGAAGAAATATTTTATGATGAAGTTTTCTTTCGGTAAAAGACTCAACTTCATTAAGAAAATTGTGTGTTATGGTTGTTGTCATAGTACTTTTACTCCTATTCCAATTCCATCACCAACGGGTAATATGGTTGAAGATAATGACGGCTGTGTCATAAAAATTCTGTTGAAATCTCTTATAAGTGCAGTGGACTTTTTATACTTTGGCGGAATCTTATTCGCTGCTACATAACCGTGCCACAGAAGATTATCAACAAAAATTACTCCTCCCTTTTTCAAAAGCACCATTGAGTAATCAAACAATCTTTTATAGTCTTCCTTATCAGCGTCAAGAAAAATAAAATCATACTTTTTCTGAAGCTGCGGCATTATTCTTAAGGCATCACCTTCGAGAAGTTTAATCTTGCTTTCAAGTCCGGATTTTTTGAAATTATCTTTAGCAATAGTGATGTTGTCAGTGCTTTTTTCAATCGTATGAATAATTGATTTTCTTCCTAACTTTCTTGCTATTCGGATTGTAGAGTAACCGATTGCTGTTCCTATTTCTAAAACTCGCTGAGGTTTATTCATTACGATTAGTTGCTCCAGAAGATTTGCTGAAAGGTTCGAAAGTATTGGAACATTATTTTCCTCTGCAAACTCTTCCATACTCTTTAGAAGCGAATCTTTTTTCTTATCGAATGAATCAAGATACTTTTCTTGCAGAGGTAAAATAATTCTTGACATCTGGTTACTCCCGAAAAGTTATATAAATCTTCTTTCCAAAATTACTTTAATAGAACTAATTTTTTACCAAATTGTTTTCCGTTGAGAGAGATAAGGAAATAATAGACTCCACTTGAGCAAAGAATTTTTTCGTCATTCGTTCCATCCCACTCAACAACATTTTCACCTGGATTACTAATCTGTGAAATCTCTTTTACACTTCTTCCTGAAGCATCAATAATTGAAAGTCTGAAAGACTCATTTCCTGATGAACGATAATTAATTCTGACAACTTTATTCTTCAATGGCAGAAATGGATTTGGATAAATGTCGCTAACAGTATAATCAAGATTATTACTAGATAAGTTTAAGTTGAGTAAAATATTTAACAAACCGTAAAACATTTTATAATTTTTGTTTGAAGGAACTCTTGTCAGATTTCCCGAGCTATCCTGATATGTAAAGTAAAATTCAAGTTTCTTACCGTTTGAGAATGATGGAAGAACAAATTCGTAAGTGTCATCTTTGAAAGTGTTGAAATTATAACTTGTAAATGATGCTCCATCTTCAGAAATATGAAGTCGAATTGAATTCGGATTTTTTGAATCATCAAAAAATATTTTGTTCAGCAGATAACTTCCATTTACCTGTCTGATGTTAGGAAATTCCAATGCACTTTTTGCAGAGATTAATCCATAACCAATCTGATTATTTGGTGATTGTGAATTTGATGATGATTCTAGAATTATACTTCTGACCTGTGAATTTGTTAAGTGCGGAAATTTAGAAAGAAGTAATGCAGCTACTCCGGCAGCAATTGGAGATGAAGTAGATGTTCCGTTTGCATAACGGTAATCATTCGTTGTACCTGCTAAAGCACCATAGACTGAAACTCCCATTGCAACCACTTCCGGTTTAATTCTCCCGTCATAAGTTGGTCCAACTGAACTAAAACTTGCGGGATTATTTTGTGCATCAACCGAACCGACTGCAATAACATTAAAGGCATCGGCTGGTGCAGTAATGTATTTCCATTTTGTATTTCCTTCATTACCAGCAGAAGTAAATGTAACCACACCTCTTTCGAATGCTAAATCAACTGCTTTGCTAACTATAGTAGTTTTGCCATTCATATCTTCATAAGTATATGAATCTTCGCCCGTATCGAATTCATTATAACCAAGTGAACTACTTGTGATATCCACACCAAGATTTTCCATCCAAATTAAAGCGGCTGCGTAATTGTCTTCTTCAACATGAGTTTCAGTTGCGATGTATTCAGTTTTTGCAAGCAGGAATGAACTGTTGAAAGCTGAGCCAATTAAAATACTATCCCGATAACCTCCGATAATTGAAAAAACTAATGTTCCGTGAAAATCCTGTCCGGGAACATCCTGTGATTGATTTGCAGTAACAGAATCATCAAACACAAAATCATATTCAGCAACTACATCTCTTGTTGAAAGTGCAGTATGTCTTTTCCAGTCAAATCCTGAGTCTAATAATCCGACCAAAACATTTCTTCCATCAATTCCTTTGGAATGAACTAAAGGAACATCTGACAAATTTAATTGAGTAAAAGATGGTCCGTATTCATTAACGAAGAGGTTGAAATTATTCTCTTTAAGAAGTGATTCCTGAATTAAATCTTTTTTGAATGATATTCTTTTAACTGGTTTTATATCTTCAACAAACGGAAGCGAACGTATAATATCAATTTTATCCTGAGAAACGACTGCAGAAACGCAATTGAACCAGTTCAGTTCGTGAACAATCTTTATTCCGAGTTTTCTTAATTCATTCAGATAATCGTTTCTCAAAGGCAAATCTTCGAAACGAATTATTTCTTCACCAAGATTTTTCTTTCTTCGTTCAATTGCTTTTTCTTTTAGAGAATTAACTGCTATCTGATATTCTGAAGAGGATTTACTTAACGAAATGCTTTTATCAATTCCTTTGTCTTTAAAGAAGATAAAATATTTTTGTTGAGCAAGTGAAAATGAAGTGACAATTACAAGAAGTAAAATAATTTTTTTATTCATCAGATTTTATTTCATAATTCAGTAAATGCTTTTTGTAATTCTATCGAATCGAAGTGCATTAAAGAAATCCCAAAATCCGGTTTCAATATTCGGATTGATTGACCAGTAAATCATCCAGACTTTCCCGATAATTTCATCTTCAGGAACAAAGCCGAAGAATCTGCTGTCAACACTCTCAAATCTGTTATCTCCTAAAACAAAGTAGTAATCTTTCTGAATGATGTATTCTGTAATTGGTCTTCCTTTGTAAGTGATTACTGTTCCTTCAACATTAATAAATTTTCCACCTGATTC
This genomic window contains:
- a CDS encoding CocE/NonD family hydrolase, which encodes MRIKTYSNFLLILIFVLNVFACAQDKENYIKENYDKNEYRIKMRDGVHLYTIVYSPKDKSKKYPIILTRTPYSIGPYGEDKFARFLGPAEQFVKEGYIFVLQDVRGRFMSEGEFDNMRPHKPDKTKNETDESSDTYDTIEWLIKNIPNNNGKVGMWGNSYPGFYTIMGAIDAHPNLAAVSPQAPISDWFIGDDMHHNGAFSLQMSFNFFKNFGIPRKAPTTQWQRGADYPSPDNYSFFLKHTPIKKLNENILKNSIPFWDSIMAHGSYDYFWQERSNLKHLKNIKPAVLIVGGWYDAEDLFGPLNIYKTIEKNDQDNQCRIVMGPWTHGSWIATKGDSLGDFYFGSNTADYYRQKILIPFFNYYLKGIGKPLTSDAYMFNTGENKFYQFNQWPPENVTTSDLFLSSDYKLSFSSDFGSKEFSEYLSDPWNPVPYTSKFLDSKNFYNRTFMIEDQRYVSTRPDVLTFETEPLDTDFTIAGPIEATLYVSTSGTDADFVVKVIDVYPDDEPNPEPNPNQVEMGGYQRLVRAEIMRGKFRNSYENPEPFTPNKIEEVKIKLNDAFHTFKKGHKIMIQIHSSWFPFFDSNPQTFTDIYNADEKDFVKAQIKVYHSKDYQSKISFKIYGEKQ
- a CDS encoding sulfite exporter TauE/SafE family protein produces the protein MSDIFSVLILFGVGAIAAFINVNAGGGSSLTLPALIFLGLDASVANGTNRVAIIFQNISAVYSFKKEKYYELKNSMILSLLSLPGAIAGAVFAVKISNDAFEKVLGIIMILIIITMIIPQKREKNVTADFKVDWKVVLSMILIGFYGGFLQVGVGFIIMALLHNILKLDLIRVNMHKVFIVFIFTIPALLVFILTNNVNWFYGLSLSAGNAFGGWWGAKLSVKKGEKLIKAVLIVSIFIMAIKLLNIF
- a CDS encoding aldo/keto reductase, coding for MNIHSKCKLNNGYEMPYFGLGVYKAAPGKETIEAVSYALEIGYRLIDTAAVYGNEKEVGIAVKQSGIPREEIFITTKLWNDDHGYDLALKAFDESLKRLQLDYVDLYLIHWPVPNLRKESWRALEKIYSEGRCKAIGVSNYMIRHLEEMKEYSNVIPTVNQVEFSPFLYQKELLEYCRSNKIEVEAYSPLARMKKKNNPVVNSIAKKYNKTHAQILIRWCLEHKLIVIPKSANKKRIKENAEVFDFKLSAEDMKVLNELNENFRVSWDPSEIE
- the uvrA gene encoding excinuclease ABC subunit UvrA translates to MEKDKIIIKGAREHNLKNIDVEIPRESFTVITGLSGSGKSSLAFDTIYAEGQRRYIESLSAYARQFLDMLEKPDVDLIDGLSPAISIEQKSTSGNPRSTVGTVTEIYDYLRLLFARVGTPHCYNCGKPVVKQSSNQIIDSILTNYNGKKITVLAPVIRGRKGHYRELFEEILSDGFLKVRVDGEYFEIYKGFSVDRYKLHNIEIAVDKLQVSEKSRNRLTESVDVALNYGGGIVIIDTGKEDKVYSRHLACLDCGISYRELAPNSFSFNSPYGSCQNCEGLGEIKELDINLIIPDWNKSINEEAIAALGKPRQIWFFNQLEAIGKKYGFDFDTKLKDLTEEQKDILLNGTKDKIPFTYTYGKGKPVTYLHRFTGLMEYLRNYYSTTTSASIREWVESFMNTVTCPVCNGGRLKKESLSVKFAGKNISEITNLSINRAIEFFAKLKLTGRDAQISKPILKEITTRLQFLSNVGLDYLTLNRSARTLSGGESQRIRLATQIGSQLAGVLYVLDEPSIGLHQSDNIKLINSLKELRDLGNTVIVVEHDKETIENSDFMIDLGPGAGEQGGKVCIAGETKKLVDSKNGFDSITLSYLKHRKEIKIPEQRRKGNGKFILLNGASGNNLKNVDLKIPLGTLTLVTGVSGSGKSSLINETLVKILMRKFYNSAVVPLPYKSVEGLENIDKVIEIDQSPIGRTPRSNPATYTGLFTLIRDLFAQLPESKMRGYEPGRFSFNVEGGRCEACSGDGVKKIEMNFLPDVYVTCDVCHGKRYNRETLQVLYKTKSIADVLDMRVDEALEFFEDLPRIKRKIKAIHDVGLGYIRLGQQATTLSGGEAQRVKLATELSKVSTGKTLYILDEPTTGLHFEDVNILMNVLNKLVDKGNTVIVIEHNLDVIKLADWIIDLGPGGGEFGGEIIAEGTPEEIVNNKKSLTGKFLKKELK
- a CDS encoding YigZ family protein, with product MHSNPLSSKSLPEQIKTVFEFNESVYKEKSSEFIAQIYHIEKHEQAETILDTVRKKYFDATHHCYAYKLLNYEIKSSDDGEPKGTAGLRILNAIEHYGLTNVLIIVIRYFGGTKLGVGPLGKAYYQSALNVIDEKKIVQLNLYQEISVQIEFNYISQFHRVVNNYEGIIDNSEYSDFAKFYISIKTSLVDDFKNELLNTTNGTAKIEIHQSFTYNKSLTST
- a CDS encoding MarR family transcriptional regulator, translating into MELNQHAEKLANLTFSLLANCQEKEVRLAEIHGLTQAEFRCLRLFGSDETVNNKKIAERMNLSPSRLTRIIDGLVNKEYIIREIDPNDRRNMRVTLSSKGQSLVKQLNKAYVDIHREILKDIDPDQHEPLTTALEHLLEALEKWLAKS
- a CDS encoding O-methyltransferase, giving the protein MSRIILPLQEKYLDSFDKKKDSLLKSMEEFAEENNVPILSNLSANLLEQLIVMNKPQRVLEIGTAIGYSTIRIARKLGRKSIIHTIEKSTDNITIAKDNFKKSGLESKIKLLEGDALRIMPQLQKKYDFIFLDADKEDYKRLFDYSMVLLKKGGVIFVDNLLWHGYVAANKIPPKYKKSTALIRDFNRIFMTQPSLSSTILPVGDGIGIGVKVL
- a CDS encoding S8 family peptidase, which codes for MNKKIILLLVIVTSFSLAQQKYFIFFKDKGIDKSISLSKSSSEYQIAVNSLKEKAIERRKKNLGEEIIRFEDLPLRNDYLNELRKLGIKIVHELNWFNCVSAVVSQDKIDIIRSLPFVEDIKPVKRISFKKDLIQESLLKENNFNLFVNEYGPSFTQLNLSDVPLVHSKGIDGRNVLVGLLDSGFDWKRHTALSTRDVVAEYDFVFDDSVTANQSQDVPGQDFHGTLVFSIIGGYRDSILIGSAFNSSFLLAKTEYIATETHVEEDNYAAALIWMENLGVDITSSSLGYNEFDTGEDSYTYEDMNGKTTIVSKAVDLAFERGVVTFTSAGNEGNTKWKYITAPADAFNVIAVGSVDAQNNPASFSSVGPTYDGRIKPEVVAMGVSVYGALAGTTNDYRYANGTSTSSPIAAGVAALLLSKFPHLTNSQVRSIILESSSNSQSPNNQIGYGLISAKSALEFPNIRQVNGSYLLNKIFFDDSKNPNSIRLHISEDGASFTSYNFNTFKDDTYEFVLPSFSNGKKLEFYFTYQDSSGNLTRVPSNKNYKMFYGLLNILLNLNLSSNNLDYTVSDIYPNPFLPLKNKVVRINYRSSGNESFRLSIIDASGRSVKEISQISNPGENVVEWDGTNDEKILCSSGVYYFLISLNGKQFGKKLVLLK